In Dermochelys coriacea isolate rDerCor1 chromosome 10, rDerCor1.pri.v4, whole genome shotgun sequence, one DNA window encodes the following:
- the SLC27A2 gene encoding LOW QUALITY PROTEIN: very long-chain acyl-CoA synthetase (The sequence of the model RefSeq protein was modified relative to this genomic sequence to represent the inferred CDS: inserted 4 bases in 3 codons; deleted 1 base in 1 codon) produces MELPKLGVNHPRQPHVACSKAGRHLSAVGAPCSGRGNRKDNSGCYYPYSLKISLPSQVPNHLGAEERVGFGARAGSWFSAFYTALAGLLLLPLLXHLACPYFFRDLSFFLTLAWVSQRTRSSAARSPPRTILEVFMQRARRTPRKPLVLFREEVHTYEQVDKRSSQVARALASTPGCRQGDWPGLFLGNEPAYLWIWLGLAKLGCAMACLNCNIRAKSLLRCFQCXGAKVLLAAPELKAAVEEILPALKEENIRVFYLSRPPTXKGVDSFTDKWKWFQMSLFPHSWRSNVTSKTPAMYIYTSGTTGLPKAAVITHERMLLGCGLFVISGVTSEDIVYNTLPLYHSAALLIGVHGCIMQGATLALRSKFSASQFWVDCRKYNVTVIQYIGEVLRYLCNMPKKDSDGDHRVRIAIGNGLRADVWREFVRRFGDIRILEFYAATEGNVGFFNYTGKVGAVGRVNYFHKKIIRYELIRYDVEKDEPVRDENGYCIKVPKGEAGLLICKITQFSPFSGYAGAKSQTEKKKLTNVFQKGDLYFNSGDLLMVDQDNFIYFHDRVGDTFRWKGENVATTEVADIFGLIDFVQEVNVYGVPVPGHEGRIGMASIRLKEGCEFNGEQIYRHVVDYLPNYARPYFVRIQDAIEITATFKHCKVQLVKEGFNPAVIRDGLYFLDDKEKTYVPMTQDICSAINNNSLKL; encoded by the exons ATGGAGCTACCTAAGCTGGGTGTGAATCATCCTCGCCAGCCCCACGTCGCCTGCAGCAAAGCAGGGAGGCATCTGTCAGCCGTTGGGGCGCCCTGTTCTGGAAGGGGAAATCGGAAAGATAACTCGGGGTGCTACTATCCTTATTCTCTGAAGATCAGCCTCCCTTCCCAGGTACCTAACCACTTGGGGGCGGAGGAGCGAGTCGGGTTTGGCG CCCGGGCCGGGTCATGGTTCTCCGCCTTCTACACCGCGCTGGcggggctgctgctcctgccgcTGC CGCACCTCGCCTGCCCCTACTTCTTCCGCGACCTGAGCTTCTTCCTCACGCTAGCCTGGGTGTCGCAGCGGACGCGCAGCTCCGCGGCGCGCAGCCCGCCGCGCACCATCCTGGAGGTGTTCATGCAGCGGGCGCGCAGGACGCCCCGCAAGCCCCTGGTGCTGTTCAGGGAGGAGGTGCACACCTACGAGCAGGTGGACAAGCGGAGCAGCCAGGTGGCCCGGGCGCTGGCGAGCACGCCGGGCTGCAGGCAAGGGGACTGGCCTGGCCTTTTCCTGGGCAACGAGCCTGCCTACCTCTGGATCTGGCTGGGCTTGGCCAAGCTGGGCTGCGCCATGGCCTGCCTCAACTGCAACATCAGGGCTAAGTCCTTGCTGCGCTGCTTCCAGT GCGGAGCCAAGGTGCTGCTAGCAGCCCCAG AATTGAAAGCAGCTGTTGAAGAAATATTGCCAGccctgaaagaagaaaacatcagAGTCTTCTACCTAAGCCGACCTCCGAC CAAAGGGGTTGACAGCTTCACTGACAAATGGAAGTGGTTTCAGATGAGCCTATTCCCACACTCTTGGAGATCAAATGTCACTTCTAAAACC CCTGCCATGTATATTTATACCTCTGGGACTACAG GTCTTCCAAAGGCTGCAGTGATTACCCATGAACGCATGCTGTTAGGTTGTGGTTTGTTCGTTATAAGTGGCGTGACCTCTGAGGACATTGTGTATAATACCCTGCCACTGTATCACAGTGCTGCCCTCCTGATCGGAGTTCATGGATGCATCATGCAAG GTGCAACCTTAGCTCTACGCTCCAAATTTTCAGCCAGCCAGTTTTGGGTTGACTGCAGGAAATACAACGTAACAGTCATCCAGTATATAGGGGAGGTGCTTCGGTATTTATGCAACATGCCAAAG AAAGACAGCGATGGTGATCACAGAGTAAGGATTGCCATAGGCAATGGGTTAAGGGCTGATGTTTGGAGGGAATTCGTCAGAAGATTTGGAGACATCCGTATATTGGAGTTCTATGCTGCAACTGAGggaaatgttgggttttttaactACACTGGAAAAGTCGGTGCTGTGGGGAGAGTAAACTACTTCCATAAG AAAATTATACGCTATGAACTGATTAGATACGACGTAGAGAAAGATGAACCAGTCCGAGATGAAAATGGATATTGCATAAAAGTTCCCAAAG GTGAAGCAGGGCTGTTGATCTGCAAAATCACACAATTTTCTCCTTTTAGTGGCTATGCAGGAGCAAAAAGCcagacagagaagaaaaaactAACAAACGTCTTCCAGAAAGgggatttatattttaatagtgGTGACCTTTTAATGGTTGACCAGGACAATTTCATCTACTTTCATGACAGAGTCGGAGATACATTCCG ATGGAAAGGGGAAAATGTGGCCACTACTGAAGTTGCAGATATTTTCGGATTGATCGACTTTGTCCAAGAAGTTAATGTGTATGGAGTGCCTGTGCCAG GTCATGAAGGCAGAATAGGAATGGCATCCATTCGACTAAAGGAGGGCTGTGAATTTAATGGGGAGCAGATATACAGACACGTTGTAGACTACCTGCCGAATTATGCAAGACCTTACTTTGTAAGGATTCAG gaTGCTATTGAGATCACAGCAACTTTTAAACACTGTAAAGTGCAATTAGTGAAGGAGGGCTTCAACCCAGCAGTCATCAGGGATGGCCTGTATTTCCTGGATGACAAAGAAAAGACGTACGTGCCGATGACGCAAGACATTTGTAGCGCTATAAATAACAATAGCCTAAAACTATAA